From Hymenobacter sedentarius, a single genomic window includes:
- the lpxD gene encoding UDP-3-O-(3-hydroxymyristoyl)glucosamine N-acyltransferase — translation MEFTVQQIAEVLGGTVEGDATQPISSLAKIEEAQAGSLTFLSNTKYKSFLYETGASAIIVGRSLELRNAIKPALIRVEDPYSAFSQLLEFYAQATRTGKRGVEQPSFIGETSEIGSGHYRGAFSYIGDNCKLGENVLIFPHAYIGDRVTIGNGSIIHAGAKIYSDTVIGQFCVVKAGAVVGTDGFGFAPQPDGSYKAIPQIGNVVLEDYVSIGANATIDCATLGSTRVGRGSKIDNLVQLAHNVEIGQHTVIASQTGIAGSAKIGDHCVLAGQVGMAGHVTLANKTTVTAQSGVGKNVKQEGLILQGSTAFDFKQNQRAQIVFRRLPELEQRVERLEKAKSTTEKP, via the coding sequence ATGGAATTTACTGTTCAGCAAATCGCCGAAGTTCTCGGCGGCACTGTGGAAGGCGACGCCACCCAGCCCATTTCCAGCCTGGCCAAGATCGAAGAAGCCCAGGCCGGCTCGCTCACGTTTCTCTCCAATACCAAATACAAGTCTTTTCTCTACGAAACGGGCGCCTCCGCCATCATCGTAGGCCGCAGCCTTGAGCTGCGAAATGCCATCAAGCCCGCTCTGATTCGGGTAGAAGACCCCTACTCTGCTTTTAGCCAGCTCCTCGAATTCTATGCCCAGGCCACCCGCACCGGCAAGCGCGGCGTGGAGCAGCCTTCCTTCATCGGCGAGACCTCGGAAATTGGCTCAGGCCACTACCGGGGCGCTTTTTCCTACATCGGCGATAATTGCAAGCTGGGCGAAAACGTGCTGATTTTCCCGCACGCCTACATCGGCGACCGGGTCACGATTGGCAACGGCAGCATCATCCACGCCGGCGCCAAGATTTATTCCGATACAGTAATTGGACAGTTTTGCGTCGTGAAGGCCGGCGCCGTGGTGGGCACCGACGGCTTCGGCTTTGCCCCACAGCCCGATGGCTCCTATAAGGCCATCCCGCAGATTGGCAATGTGGTGCTGGAAGACTACGTGAGCATCGGGGCCAACGCCACCATCGACTGCGCCACCCTTGGCTCAACCCGCGTGGGCCGGGGCAGCAAAATCGACAACTTGGTGCAGCTGGCCCACAACGTCGAAATCGGCCAGCATACGGTCATTGCTTCCCAAACCGGCATCGCCGGCTCGGCCAAAATCGGCGACCATTGCGTGCTGGCCGGGCAGGTGGGCATGGCCGGGCACGTCACGCTAGCCAACAAAACCACCGTCACGGCCCAGTCGGGTGTGGGCAAAAACGTGAAGCAGGAAGGCTTGATTCTACAAGGCTCCACGGCCTTTGATTTCAAGCAGAACCAGCGCGCCCAAATCGTTTTCCGCCGGCTGCCCGAACTGGAGCAGCGCGTCGAGCGCTTGGAGAAGGCGAAAAGCACGACGGAAAAGCCCTAG
- a CDS encoding bifunctional UDP-3-O-[3-hydroxymyristoyl] N-acetylglucosamine deacetylase/3-hydroxyacyl-ACP dehydratase, translating into MNDKQHTIKAPVTVRGIGLHTGVEATMTFCPAPVGHGYKFQRVDMPGQPIVDADVDNVVDLSRGTTIEQNGARINTVEHTLAALVGLQLDNVLIQLSGPEPPIMDGSSAEFIKAIETVGLEEQNALRNYYEIPESIRYVDNARGVEIAALPLSDYRLTVMVDYNSPVLGSQHATLADIAQFGDEIASSRTFCFLHELEMLYKNNLIRGGDLSNAIVVVDRVVTDDELNELAKMLGKPRVSVKKEGILNNVDLRHKNEPARHKLLDLVGDLALVGRPLKGQILAARPGHAANVAFAKRIKKKMLEARSNPVPVYDMNREPVMDINRIMQVLPHRYPFLLIDKIIHLDDQMVTSVKNVTMNEPFFQGHFPGNPIMPGVLQVEAMAQTGGILVMNTVPDPENYWQYFLGIENCRFRKKVLPGDTILFHCQLLAPIKRGIAKMRGQAFVNGKVVMDAEMSAAIVRKDA; encoded by the coding sequence ATGAACGACAAGCAACACACCATCAAGGCGCCCGTCACGGTGCGCGGCATCGGACTGCACACGGGCGTAGAAGCCACCATGACGTTTTGCCCCGCGCCCGTGGGCCACGGCTACAAGTTTCAGCGCGTGGACATGCCCGGCCAGCCCATTGTGGACGCCGACGTGGACAACGTAGTGGACCTGAGCCGCGGCACCACCATCGAGCAGAACGGCGCCCGCATCAACACGGTGGAGCACACCCTGGCCGCCCTGGTGGGCTTGCAGCTCGACAACGTACTGATACAGCTTTCTGGCCCCGAGCCGCCCATCATGGATGGCTCCTCGGCCGAGTTTATCAAGGCCATCGAAACCGTGGGCCTGGAAGAGCAGAACGCCCTGCGCAACTACTACGAAATCCCCGAAAGCATTCGCTACGTGGACAATGCTCGTGGTGTGGAAATTGCGGCCCTGCCCCTGTCCGACTACCGCCTCACGGTGATGGTGGACTACAACTCGCCGGTGCTGGGCTCGCAGCACGCCACGCTGGCCGACATTGCCCAGTTCGGCGATGAAATTGCTTCGTCGCGCACCTTCTGCTTTTTGCACGAGCTGGAAATGCTCTACAAAAACAACCTCATTCGCGGCGGCGACCTGAGCAACGCCATTGTGGTAGTAGACCGCGTGGTGACCGACGACGAGCTCAACGAGCTGGCCAAAATGCTGGGCAAGCCCCGCGTGTCGGTGAAGAAGGAAGGCATCCTGAACAACGTGGACCTTCGCCACAAAAACGAGCCCGCCCGTCACAAGTTGCTCGACCTCGTGGGCGACCTCGCCCTGGTGGGCCGCCCCCTGAAAGGCCAGATTCTGGCCGCCCGTCCCGGCCACGCGGCCAACGTGGCCTTCGCCAAGCGCATCAAGAAAAAAATGCTCGAAGCCCGCAGCAACCCCGTGCCGGTGTACGACATGAACCGCGAGCCGGTGATGGACATCAACCGCATCATGCAGGTGCTGCCCCACCGCTACCCGTTCCTGCTGATTGATAAAATCATTCACCTCGACGACCAGATGGTGACGTCGGTGAAGAACGTGACCATGAACGAGCCGTTCTTTCAGGGCCACTTTCCCGGCAACCCCATCATGCCCGGCGTGCTGCAGGTAGAGGCCATGGCCCAGACCGGCGGCATCCTGGTGATGAACACCGTGCCCGACCCCGAAAACTACTGGCAGTACTTTCTGGGCATCGAAAACTGCCGCTTCCGCAAAAAAGTATTGCCCGGCGACACCATCTTATTCCACTGTCAGTTGTTAGCTCCCATCAAGCGTGGCATCGCCAAAATGCGCGGCCAGGCTTTCGTGAATGGCAAAGTGGTAATGGACGCCGAAATGAGCGCCGCTATTGTTCGCAAAGACGCTTAA
- a CDS encoding PglZ domain-containing protein — MQQTSILWADDEIDLLKPHLLFLKEKGYDVTPVNSGADAIEQIQEQSYDLVFLDENMPGLTGLETLSEIKAIRPTVPVVMITKSEEEHIMESAIGAKIADYLIKPVNPSQILLSVKKVLDNKRLVSEATNSGYQRDFRQLGMQLSDRLTPAEWAEVYKKLVYWELEINETEGKSMAEVFNMQKDEANTYFGRFITENYEDWVNGRDDDAPLMSHQLFKERVFPTLKATGDTPVYFVLIDNLRYDQWKVLEPIITELFTVDSEEMYYAILPTTTAYARNAIFSGMMPGEIQKKYPNLWVTDDDDEGKNLHESEFMEINFQKNNQKVKHSYNKVTNLQAGKDLLGKMSNLHNNYKCNVIVYNFVDMLSHARTDMAMIRELAADESAYRSITRSWFLHSPLYEMMQQIAEKKGKLIITTDHGTIRCKRPYKIVGDRNTNTNLRYKHGKNLGFEDSRDVYVVRKPENIFLPRENVSTAYVFTIGDYFFAYPNNYNYYVNYYKDTFQHGGISLEECIIPYVTLTAKG, encoded by the coding sequence ATGCAACAAACTTCCATTCTCTGGGCCGACGACGAAATTGACCTGCTCAAGCCCCACTTATTATTTCTGAAGGAAAAAGGCTATGACGTGACGCCGGTGAACAGCGGCGCCGATGCCATCGAGCAGATTCAGGAGCAGAGCTACGACCTGGTGTTTCTTGATGAGAACATGCCCGGCCTCACCGGCCTCGAAACCCTCAGCGAAATCAAAGCCATTCGGCCCACCGTGCCCGTGGTGATGATTACCAAGAGCGAGGAAGAGCATATTATGGAGTCGGCCATCGGCGCCAAAATTGCCGATTACCTCATCAAGCCGGTGAACCCGAGCCAGATACTTCTCTCTGTTAAAAAGGTGCTCGACAACAAGCGCCTGGTGAGCGAGGCCACCAACAGCGGCTACCAGCGCGACTTCCGCCAACTGGGCATGCAGCTTTCTGACCGCCTCACGCCCGCCGAGTGGGCCGAGGTGTATAAGAAGCTGGTGTACTGGGAGCTGGAAATCAATGAAACCGAGGGCAAGAGCATGGCCGAGGTTTTCAACATGCAGAAGGACGAGGCCAACACCTACTTCGGCCGCTTCATCACGGAGAACTACGAGGATTGGGTGAATGGCCGCGACGACGACGCGCCGCTCATGTCGCACCAGCTCTTTAAAGAGCGGGTCTTTCCCACGCTGAAGGCCACCGGCGACACGCCCGTGTACTTTGTGCTGATTGACAACCTGCGCTACGACCAGTGGAAAGTGCTCGAACCCATCATCACCGAGCTATTCACCGTGGACAGCGAGGAGATGTACTACGCCATCTTGCCCACTACCACGGCCTACGCGCGCAATGCCATTTTCTCAGGCATGATGCCCGGCGAGATTCAGAAAAAGTACCCCAACCTTTGGGTGACCGACGACGACGACGAAGGCAAAAACCTGCACGAATCCGAGTTCATGGAAATCAACTTCCAGAAGAACAACCAGAAGGTCAAGCACAGCTACAACAAGGTGACCAACCTGCAGGCGGGCAAGGACTTGCTGGGCAAGATGAGCAACCTGCACAACAACTACAAGTGCAACGTCATCGTGTACAACTTCGTGGACATGCTCTCGCACGCCCGCACCGACATGGCCATGATTCGGGAGCTGGCCGCCGACGAATCGGCCTACCGCAGCATCACCCGCTCGTGGTTCCTGCACTCGCCGCTGTATGAAATGATGCAGCAGATTGCCGAGAAAAAGGGCAAGCTCATCATCACCACCGACCACGGCACCATCCGCTGCAAGCGCCCCTACAAGATTGTGGGCGACCGCAACACCAACACCAACCTGCGCTACAAGCACGGCAAAAACCTGGGCTTCGAAGATTCGCGCGACGTGTACGTGGTGCGCAAGCCGGAAAACATTTTCCTGCCGCGCGAAAACGTGAGCACCGCGTACGTCTTCACGATTGGCGACTACTTCTTCGCCTATCCCAACAATTACAACTACTACGTGAACTACTACAAGGACACGTTCCAGCACGGCGGCATCTCGCTGGAGGAATGCATCATACCGTATGTGACGCTCACCGCGAAAGGCTAA
- the lpxA gene encoding acyl-ACP--UDP-N-acetylglucosamine O-acyltransferase — protein MISPLAYIHPSARIAPGVTVEPFTTIAADVEIGEGSWIGPNVTIMNGARIGQHCQVFPGAVLGAVPQDLKFAGEQTTAVIGDHTVIRECVTVNRGTVDRGETRVGSHCLLMAYVHVAHDCVIGNHCILANTVQVAGHVEIGDYAIIGGSSAVHQFVKIGTHAMVSGGSLVRKDVPPFVKAGREPLSYAGANSVGLRRRGFTEDAINLVQQLYRTLFLGGFNTQDALAQIERELPASPEREIAVSFVRAATRGIIKGPKRGRTDGSEAE, from the coding sequence ATGATTTCTCCCCTCGCCTACATTCACCCTTCAGCCCGTATCGCGCCTGGCGTAACCGTGGAGCCGTTTACGACGATAGCGGCGGATGTCGAGATTGGCGAGGGTAGCTGGATTGGGCCGAACGTGACCATCATGAATGGCGCGCGCATTGGGCAGCACTGCCAGGTGTTTCCGGGCGCCGTGCTGGGTGCCGTGCCCCAGGATTTGAAATTTGCCGGCGAGCAAACCACCGCCGTGATTGGCGACCACACCGTCATTCGGGAATGCGTGACCGTGAACCGCGGCACCGTTGACCGTGGCGAAACCCGCGTGGGCAGCCACTGCCTGCTCATGGCCTACGTGCACGTGGCCCACGACTGCGTTATCGGCAATCACTGCATTCTGGCCAACACCGTGCAGGTAGCCGGGCACGTTGAGATTGGCGATTATGCCATCATCGGCGGCTCCTCGGCCGTGCATCAGTTTGTTAAGATTGGGACGCACGCCATGGTTTCGGGCGGCTCATTGGTGCGCAAGGACGTGCCGCCGTTTGTGAAGGCCGGCCGCGAACCGCTGTCCTATGCCGGGGCCAACTCGGTGGGCCTGCGCCGCCGCGGCTTCACCGAAGACGCCATCAACCTGGTGCAGCAGTTGTACCGCACGCTGTTTTTGGGCGGCTTTAATACCCAGGACGCCCTGGCGCAGATTGAGCGGGAGCTGCCGGCCTCGCCCGAACGCGAAATCGCCGTGAGCTTTGTGCGGGCAGCTACGCGCGGCATCATCAAAGGGCCCAAGCGGGGCCGCACCGACGGCAGCGAAGCGGAATAA
- a CDS encoding HD domain-containing protein — translation MNKKKIFNDPVYGFVTIPTELLFDLIEHRYFQRLRRIQQLGLTGFVYPGALHTRFHHALGAMHLMSLALRTLKDKGVKISAAEGEAALAAILLHDVGHGPLSHALETAIFQDVPHEQLSLFLMERLNEEFEGKLTLAIEMFKGTYKRPFFHQLVSSQLDMDRLDYLNRDSFYTGVEEGRPGADRLIKMLRVHDERLVLEEKAVYSVENFLVSRRLMYWQVYLHKTVTSAEQMVIRVVQRARDLARQGVDVPANSCLGYFLGRAVTLADFERDDKILSHFVELDDHDFWSAIKNWAGHPDKVLSYLAKSILNRNLLKIVLSPEPFDEEFRLGIQELIEEKFNLPPAEAALLMIPGRLSNSAYNAESLEPIEILTKRGDVVNVMEASDLPNIRALSQRVEKFYICYPKEIV, via the coding sequence ATGAACAAAAAGAAAATTTTCAACGACCCGGTCTACGGTTTCGTTACCATTCCCACCGAGCTGTTATTTGACCTCATCGAGCACCGCTACTTTCAGCGGCTGCGGCGCATTCAGCAGCTGGGCCTCACGGGGTTTGTGTACCCGGGGGCGCTGCACACGCGTTTTCACCACGCGCTGGGTGCCATGCACCTCATGTCGTTGGCCTTGCGCACGCTCAAGGACAAGGGCGTAAAGATTTCGGCGGCCGAAGGCGAGGCCGCCCTGGCAGCCATCCTGCTCCACGACGTGGGCCACGGCCCCCTCTCCCACGCCCTGGAAACCGCCATTTTCCAGGATGTGCCGCACGAGCAGCTCTCCCTGTTTCTGATGGAGCGGCTGAATGAGGAGTTTGAAGGCAAGCTGACCCTGGCCATCGAGATGTTCAAGGGCACGTACAAGCGGCCGTTTTTCCATCAGCTAGTGAGCAGCCAGCTCGACATGGACCGCCTCGACTACCTCAACCGCGACTCCTTCTATACCGGCGTGGAGGAAGGCCGCCCCGGCGCCGACCGCCTCATCAAGATGCTGCGCGTGCACGACGAGCGGCTGGTGCTGGAAGAGAAAGCCGTGTATTCAGTCGAAAATTTCCTGGTGAGCCGCCGCCTGATGTACTGGCAGGTGTACTTGCACAAGACCGTGACCAGCGCCGAGCAAATGGTAATCCGGGTGGTGCAGCGGGCCCGCGACCTGGCCCGCCAGGGCGTAGACGTGCCCGCCAATAGCTGCCTGGGCTATTTCCTAGGCCGCGCCGTGACTTTGGCCGACTTCGAGCGCGACGACAAAATATTGAGCCACTTCGTGGAACTCGACGACCACGACTTCTGGTCGGCCATAAAAAACTGGGCTGGGCACCCCGATAAAGTGCTCAGCTACCTCGCCAAAAGCATTTTGAACCGCAACCTGCTCAAGATTGTGCTCTCGCCCGAGCCGTTCGACGAAGAATTCCGCCTGGGCATTCAGGAGCTGATTGAAGAGAAATTTAACCTGCCCCCCGCCGAAGCCGCCCTGCTCATGATACCGGGCCGCCTGAGCAACAGCGCCTACAACGCCGAGAGCCTGGAGCCCATTGAGATTCTTACGAAAAGAGGCGACGTAGTAAACGTGATGGAAGCCTCCGACCTGCCCAATATCCGCGCCCTGAGCCAGCGCGTGGAGAAGTTCTACATCTGCTACCCCAAGGAGATTGTGTAG
- a CDS encoding ABC transporter ATP-binding protein — MQIVATSLGKRFQRDWIYRGLTRTFRPGSATAVLGPNGAGKSTLLNTISGQLLPTEGTLAYSLAGRTVAVEELPQHLAYAAPYLELLEELTLLEMLHFHTRFKALRPGMTTDKLIGLMYLEKSRHQLVREFSSGMKQRLKLAMALYANAPLLLLDEPTTNLDATGVAWYQEHVQATRAGRTLLLSSNVPAEYAFCDEQLLVTDFQNIRVV; from the coding sequence ATGCAGATTGTAGCCACCAGCCTGGGCAAGCGCTTCCAGCGCGACTGGATTTATCGCGGCCTCACGCGCACCTTCCGGCCCGGAAGTGCTACCGCCGTGCTCGGACCCAACGGAGCCGGCAAAAGCACGCTGCTCAACACCATTTCGGGCCAATTGCTGCCTACTGAGGGCACCTTGGCGTACTCGCTGGCGGGGCGTACGGTAGCCGTGGAGGAGCTGCCGCAGCACCTGGCGTACGCGGCTCCCTATCTTGAGCTACTTGAGGAGCTGACGCTGCTGGAGATGCTGCACTTCCACACCCGCTTCAAGGCCCTGCGCCCGGGCATGACCACCGACAAATTAATTGGGCTGATGTACCTCGAAAAATCCCGCCACCAGCTGGTGCGCGAGTTTTCGTCGGGCATGAAGCAGCGGCTCAAGCTGGCCATGGCGCTCTATGCCAATGCGCCCCTGCTCCTGCTCGACGAGCCCACCACCAACCTAGATGCCACCGGCGTGGCCTGGTACCAGGAGCACGTGCAAGCCACCCGCGCTGGCCGTACTCTGCTGCTTAGCTCCAACGTGCCGGCAGAATATGCCTTCTGCGACGAGCAATTGTTGGTGACGGATTTCCAAAATATTCGGGTGGTATAA
- a CDS encoding competence/damage-inducible protein A — protein MPTPAPIPAPASSHPLQAAPPDVEIMTIGDELLYGQVVDTNSAFMGQELAKIGLRVRQISSVSDRADEIVAALDQARQRAQVVLITGGLGPTKDDLTKHVLARYFHTELVMHEPTLRHVEEIFKRFQRPMLDVNRQQALVPANCEVLHNAVGTAPGMWFNDQGTVFVSMPGVPFEMKRLMTDHVLPRLQAQFHLAPIEHVVVMTAGLGESFLAQKIADWEDALPPNIKLAYLPSFGAVRLRLTGTDDGQPNLRGRMLALLPALRERIGEYIFAEEETTLEAAIGKLLLARNLTIGTAESCTGGLVAHRLTSVPGSSEYFRGSIVAYHNDIKQQELGVKSETLAQFGAVSEATVREMAEGARQRLGVDVAVATSGIAGPGGATDTKKVGTVCLAYADATQTISREYILDRGRALNVEYAAQSLLTMLRQQLAGIRG, from the coding sequence ATGCCCACCCCCGCCCCAATTCCAGCTCCTGCATCATCCCATCCGCTGCAGGCCGCGCCGCCCGATGTCGAAATCATGACTATTGGCGATGAGCTGCTGTACGGGCAGGTGGTGGATACCAATTCGGCCTTCATGGGCCAGGAGCTAGCTAAAATAGGCTTGCGTGTGCGGCAAATATCATCGGTATCGGACCGGGCCGATGAAATCGTGGCAGCCCTGGACCAGGCCCGGCAGCGCGCACAGGTGGTACTCATCACGGGCGGCCTGGGTCCCACCAAAGACGACCTCACCAAGCACGTGCTGGCCCGCTACTTCCACACCGAGCTGGTGATGCACGAACCCACCTTGCGCCACGTGGAAGAAATCTTCAAGCGCTTCCAGCGGCCCATGCTCGACGTGAACCGCCAGCAGGCGCTGGTACCGGCCAACTGCGAAGTGCTGCACAACGCCGTGGGCACGGCCCCGGGCATGTGGTTTAATGACCAGGGCACGGTCTTCGTGAGCATGCCCGGGGTGCCGTTTGAGATGAAGCGGCTAATGACGGACCACGTCCTGCCGCGCCTCCAGGCCCAGTTTCACCTCGCTCCCATCGAGCACGTGGTGGTGATGACCGCCGGCCTGGGCGAGTCGTTTCTGGCTCAGAAAATTGCCGATTGGGAAGACGCTCTGCCGCCCAACATCAAGCTGGCCTACCTGCCCAGCTTCGGGGCCGTGCGCCTACGCCTCACCGGCACCGACGACGGCCAACCCAACCTGCGCGGCCGCATGCTAGCCCTGCTCCCGGCCCTGCGGGAGCGCATCGGCGAATACATTTTTGCCGAAGAAGAAACCACGCTGGAAGCGGCCATCGGCAAGTTATTGCTGGCTCGCAATCTCACCATCGGTACCGCCGAAAGCTGCACGGGCGGCCTTGTGGCCCACCGCCTCACCAGCGTGCCGGGCAGCTCAGAATACTTCCGGGGCAGCATCGTGGCCTACCACAACGACATCAAGCAGCAGGAGCTTGGCGTAAAATCCGAAACCCTGGCCCAATTCGGTGCTGTGAGCGAAGCCACCGTGCGGGAAATGGCCGAGGGCGCCCGCCAGCGCCTGGGCGTGGACGTAGCCGTGGCCACCAGCGGCATCGCCGGCCCCGGCGGCGCAACCGACACCAAGAAGGTCGGCACCGTCTGCCTG
- a CDS encoding DUF4197 domain-containing protein: MFTRIASALLVAGLLATSAPAAHAQTTAAKKAAAAKTAAAKKAAASKAAASKAAAAKATAAKAATSKAAAADATAKAAAAATPPPAPLTEAQASAGIKDALNKGIIKAVQFASEPDGFNLNDDIHIPFPEDAILMKTTLSRIPGMNTLINTFETQLNRAAEAAAPKAKDIFLNALANISITDALSLVTSSSTDAATQFLRKSTEAQLIAAFKPDISAAIDQVGAEKAYAKMTSQYNRIPLMTPVQTDLSAYTTQKAVDGLFILLAQEEGKIRKNPAARTTDILKQVFGRK, from the coding sequence ATGTTTACACGCATCGCCAGCGCCCTGTTGGTAGCCGGCCTACTGGCCACTTCGGCCCCAGCTGCCCACGCGCAAACTACCGCCGCTAAAAAAGCTGCTGCCGCCAAAACCGCGGCCGCCAAAAAAGCGGCTGCCTCGAAAGCCGCTGCCAGCAAAGCCGCCGCGGCCAAAGCTACTGCCGCCAAAGCCGCCACATCCAAAGCCGCTGCCGCGGATGCCACCGCCAAAGCGGCCGCCGCAGCCACCCCGCCGCCCGCACCCCTCACCGAAGCCCAGGCCAGCGCCGGTATCAAGGATGCCCTCAATAAGGGCATCATCAAAGCCGTGCAGTTTGCTTCCGAGCCGGATGGCTTCAACCTCAACGACGACATCCATATTCCGTTTCCTGAGGATGCCATTTTGATGAAAACGACTCTGAGCCGGATTCCGGGCATGAATACGCTGATTAACACCTTCGAAACGCAGCTCAACCGGGCCGCCGAGGCGGCCGCGCCGAAGGCCAAGGACATTTTCCTCAACGCCCTGGCCAACATCAGTATTACGGATGCGCTGTCGCTCGTGACCAGCAGCTCCACCGATGCGGCCACGCAGTTCTTACGCAAGTCCACCGAGGCCCAGCTGATTGCCGCTTTTAAGCCCGACATCAGCGCGGCCATCGACCAGGTGGGTGCTGAAAAGGCGTATGCCAAGATGACCAGCCAGTACAACCGCATTCCGCTGATGACGCCCGTGCAAACTGACCTCTCGGCTTATACCACCCAAAAAGCCGTGGATGGCTTGTTCATCCTACTGGCCCAGGAGGAAGGCAAAATCCGTAAAAACCCCGCTGCCCGCACTACCGACATCCTGAAGCAGGTTTTTGGCCGCAAATAA